CTCGCTGATGTACTGGTGATTCTCTGGCTGTGGCTGTTCGCGGATGGCCCGCTGATGGATAAGGGAGTGCTGGTGCCGTTCGTCATTGTCATTCTGGTGGTCAAAAGTATGGTGTACGCGATGATGCACATCGACGGGAAACGGGAAGCCAAGCAGCTTAATCAGAAGCTGAATGAGTATAAGCAGGGCGGAGATCAAGGAGACGAAGAGCTTTAGGAAGCTCTTGTGATAGGGAGCATGAAAGCCATTTTGGAGGGAAGCGGCCCGAGTGGCTTTTTTTGGTGCAGAGAAAGGTTGGGGATTTCTGTTACCTTTTGCAGCCTGAACCGTAATAAGCCAAATGCTATACATAATCTTCCATGGAGATGATCTTATGCTGCTTCACAAGGTATCCCTGACAGAAATGATGAGCCGGATTCATGAACCCGGATATTCACCCGAAACTGTGCTTGACCCGTACTTGGAGCGTTACAGACAGCTTGAGCCGCATATCCATGCGTTTGTCCCTGAGGGTGAGGTTGAAGGGCGTCTGGATTCGGAAAAAGCTTTGCTGCAAAGTATTTACAGCGCAGAAGAACGAAAACCGGCCTTATACGGCATTCCTGTAGCGATTAAGGATCTGCTGCATGTGGACGGCTTGCCGACCCGGGCGGGGTCGCAGCTATCCGCTGAGCTGTTAGCCGGTGCCCAGGGGTCTCTGGTCACTAAGCTGCGTGCCCTCGGGGCCGTGATTGCAGGCAAGACGGTGACCGAGGAATTTGCTTACAACGGACCCATTGCTACGCGTAATCCGCATAACCTTGCGCATACTCCCGGCGGTTCCAGTGCAGGCTCCGCCGCAGCGGTGGCTGCGGGGCTCTGTCCGCTGGCAGTAGGAACACAGACGCTGCGTTCGGTGATCGCTCCGGCATCCTTTTGCGGAGTGGTCGGGTTCAAGCCCAGCTATGGCCGGGTTCCGCTGGATGGAGTGCTGCTGTTCTCGCCTTCTTTTGACACGATGGGCTTCTTCACACAGAACTTGCCTGATATGGAGGCTGCGGCAGCCTTGCTTGTCCCGGACTGGGAAGCTCCTGCTGTCACAATTCCCCGTAAGCCGGTTCTGGGTATCCCCAAGGGAGTCTATATGGAGCTGATGAGCGCGGAAGTCAAAGGGGTGTTCGAGGCTAATATCACAGGGCTTAAGCAGCTTGGATATGAAATCCGTGATGTCCAAATGCCGTGGGAAGATGAACTCATCTACGGAAATGCCATGCTGCGCTTCATTGAGGGTGAGCTGGCACGGGAGCATGAAGATAGATTCGCGGAGCATAGAGTAGAATACGGCCTTCCCGTGCAGGAAGCGATCCTTAGAGGACAGCAGATTCCGGAGGAGGAGCTGGAGCAGTACCGCACCCGGCAACGGGAGCTGCGGCGTGATCTGATGGAGCTTATGGACCAAGAGGGACTCGACCTGTGGGTCTCTCCGGCCCAAGGGGGGACTGCGCCGAAGATCGAGGAGCGGAATACGGGCTGGGCAGGGATGCCTGCGGTCTGGGGCTTCGCGGGAGTGCCCACGGTTACTCTGCCTGCGGCAACGCTTGAAGGCCTGCCGCTTGGTTTTCAGTGCATAGGAAGATATGGAGAAGACGAGACGCTGTTAGCCTGGGCGCGCCAGCTATGGCCGCATCTGGCTGATAAGCAACCGCTCCCTGCCAAATAAGGAGCGGTTACGTTGCCGGTTATTTTGTTTTGGGGTCCCCGCAAAGTACCTGAATATCCATCGAGGCTAAAGTCTCACTTTGCGGGGTTTCTTGGCGGAGCAGCGCCGCTTCAGGAACC
This genomic interval from Paenibacillus sp. FSL H8-0332 contains the following:
- a CDS encoding amidase produces the protein MLLHKVSLTEMMSRIHEPGYSPETVLDPYLERYRQLEPHIHAFVPEGEVEGRLDSEKALLQSIYSAEERKPALYGIPVAIKDLLHVDGLPTRAGSQLSAELLAGAQGSLVTKLRALGAVIAGKTVTEEFAYNGPIATRNPHNLAHTPGGSSAGSAAAVAAGLCPLAVGTQTLRSVIAPASFCGVVGFKPSYGRVPLDGVLLFSPSFDTMGFFTQNLPDMEAAAALLVPDWEAPAVTIPRKPVLGIPKGVYMELMSAEVKGVFEANITGLKQLGYEIRDVQMPWEDELIYGNAMLRFIEGELAREHEDRFAEHRVEYGLPVQEAILRGQQIPEEELEQYRTRQRELRRDLMELMDQEGLDLWVSPAQGGTAPKIEERNTGWAGMPAVWGFAGVPTVTLPAATLEGLPLGFQCIGRYGEDETLLAWARQLWPHLADKQPLPAK